In Hyphomicrobium denitrificans 1NES1, one DNA window encodes the following:
- a CDS encoding YaiI/YqxD family protein, with amino-acid sequence MQGMQIYVDADACPVKAEIVRVAERHGLTIHMVSNSWMRLDESPLIKRIVVNDKPDAADDWIAERVTASDIAITADILLAARCLRVGAQCIGPTGKPFSEANIGMALAMREMQKHLRETGGSRGFNPAFTPCDRSQFLQALEHAIQAGKRGR; translated from the coding sequence ATGCAAGGCATGCAAATTTACGTCGATGCTGACGCGTGTCCCGTGAAGGCTGAGATCGTCCGAGTAGCGGAGCGTCATGGCCTTACCATCCATATGGTCTCGAACAGCTGGATGCGGCTTGACGAAAGTCCGCTGATCAAACGCATTGTGGTCAATGACAAGCCTGATGCCGCCGATGATTGGATCGCGGAGCGTGTTACTGCGTCCGATATCGCGATAACGGCAGATATTTTACTTGCCGCACGGTGTCTGAGGGTTGGAGCTCAGTGCATAGGGCCGACGGGCAAGCCTTTCAGCGAGGCGAACATCGGCATGGCGCTTGCGATGCGGGAAATGCAAAAGCACTTGCGTGAAACTGGTGGGAGCCGAGGATTCAATCCGGCATTCACACCATGCGACAGATCTCAGTTTCTTCAAGCCCTGGAACACGCAATTCAGGCTGGTAAACGGGGACGGTAG
- a CDS encoding PRC-barrel domain-containing protein, whose translation MTRLAINVLTAGVLAAASIATIPAFAADNMQTAEELRTSKLVGSKVYNNANQNIGSIDDIILKPDGSMDEVVLSVGGFLGMGDKYVAVPFSNLKITRDGSSFKIVTDGTKDSLKALPAYQFFKS comes from the coding sequence ATGACACGACTAGCCATAAACGTCCTAACTGCCGGAGTTCTCGCTGCCGCGAGCATCGCGACAATCCCAGCCTTCGCAGCAGACAATATGCAGACGGCGGAAGAATTGCGTACGAGTAAGCTCGTCGGCTCGAAGGTCTACAATAACGCCAACCAGAACATCGGCAGCATCGACGACATTATTCTGAAACCAGATGGTTCAATGGATGAGGTTGTCTTAAGTGTAGGCGGCTTCTTGGGAATGGGCGATAAATACGTAGCCGTGCCGTTCAGCAATCTGAAGATCACCCGTGATGGCAGCAGCTTTAAGATCGTCACCGACGGGACCAAGGACTCGCTGAAGGCTTTGCCAGCTTATCAATTCTTCAAGTCGTAG
- a CDS encoding DUF1488 domain-containing protein: MALNFPNPTRSYDTKHHCVRFWGYDGAFEVSFTVEQGVFDRISSSPTGDESGTLKVFDKYRDKILTAARRVYRGRQVGAYTLISADF; this comes from the coding sequence ATGGCACTCAACTTTCCAAATCCGACCCGAAGCTATGACACCAAGCATCACTGCGTGCGTTTTTGGGGTTACGATGGAGCTTTCGAAGTCAGCTTCACGGTGGAACAGGGCGTGTTCGATAGAATCAGCTCGTCCCCAACGGGAGACGAATCCGGAACTCTGAAGGTTTTTGACAAGTATCGCGACAAGATTCTTACAGCTGCCCGCCGCGTTTATCGCGGTCGCCAAGTGGGAGCTTACACCTTGATCTCGGCTGACTTCTGA
- a CDS encoding tetratricopeptide repeat protein, giving the protein MSVYVKKIIERRRLFAGDDALFGVNPVGRKLAHAVTRAFLLVALVLIANSTNAHADASADCNNGTNAARRIRACTQVIESTMISDSISMAYMNRGIARAERHEPSKALADFSSSIAANSSNGVAYYNRGNVYFDLQKLRQARADYSKAIEFEPDMVFAFLNRGLVNEKLGDHASSFSDYQAALGLDPTLAAASAGLKRLEALPVSVSSPKPQ; this is encoded by the coding sequence ATGAGTGTCTACGTTAAAAAAATCATCGAAAGGCGTCGGCTATTTGCCGGAGACGACGCTTTGTTTGGAGTTAACCCTGTCGGGCGGAAGCTCGCGCATGCTGTCACGCGTGCCTTTCTTTTGGTCGCTCTCGTGTTGATCGCAAACTCGACGAATGCTCATGCTGACGCTTCAGCAGATTGCAACAATGGGACCAATGCGGCGCGGCGGATCCGCGCGTGCACTCAAGTCATTGAGAGCACGATGATTAGCGACTCCATATCCATGGCCTATATGAACCGAGGCATCGCCAGGGCGGAACGGCATGAGCCTTCGAAAGCGCTGGCAGACTTCAGCTCTTCTATAGCTGCTAATTCCAGCAATGGTGTTGCATATTATAATCGAGGCAACGTGTACTTTGACTTGCAAAAGCTTCGGCAAGCGCGTGCGGACTATTCCAAAGCCATCGAATTCGAACCGGACATGGTGTTTGCATTTCTGAACCGTGGACTGGTCAACGAAAAGCTTGGCGATCACGCCTCCAGCTTCTCAGATTACCAGGCGGCTTTGGGTCTCGATCCAACGCTGGCCGCAGCATCGGCTGGTTTAAAGAGGCTCGAAGCGTTGCCGGTTAGCGTAAGCAGTCCAAAGCCGCAGTGA
- a CDS encoding response regulator, which yields MKPLSVLLVEDEVLIAMLYTQVLEDMGHTICATESTEAGAVAAAARYEPDMMIVDARLRDGSGISAMTKILLTRQVPHVFVSGDVSGVKALRPDAVVIQKPFFASDLARAMQLASGVEATA from the coding sequence ATGAAACCGCTAAGTGTCCTCCTAGTGGAAGACGAGGTGCTGATCGCAATGCTGTACACACAGGTTCTCGAGGACATGGGTCACACGATCTGTGCAACCGAGAGCACAGAAGCCGGCGCAGTCGCGGCCGCCGCCCGATACGAGCCGGACATGATGATCGTTGACGCAAGATTGCGAGACGGCAGCGGAATCTCAGCCATGACAAAAATCTTGCTCACACGGCAGGTGCCACACGTGTTTGTCAGCGGCGATGTTTCCGGCGTTAAAGCGCTAAGGCCCGATGCCGTGGTGATTCAGAAGCCTTTCTTTGCTTCAGACCTCGCTCGAGCGATGCAACTTGCTTCGGGCGTCGAAGCAACAGCCTGA